The following proteins are encoded in a genomic region of Elgaria multicarinata webbii isolate HBS135686 ecotype San Diego chromosome 16, rElgMul1.1.pri, whole genome shotgun sequence:
- the LOC134409457 gene encoding lamin-L(III)-like translates to MYQFPARFTLQAGQVVTICDAREGSGTDPDVLVWKSQKSWEVGENISIALLNADGKETAEGKITYVDRGEGDGEMEDAAEEKEMELHGQNNESRSCPIM, encoded by the exons ATGTACCAGTTTCCTGCTCGGTTTACTCTTCAGGCTGGTCAAGTAGTTACA ATCTGTGATGCAAGAGAAGGTTCAGGCACAGATCCTGATGTCCTTGTCTGGAAATCCCAGAAGTCGTGGGAAGTTGGAGAGAATATAAGCATTGCGCTCCTCAACGCTGATGGCAAA GAAACTGCAGAAGGAAAGATCACCTATGTGGATAGAGGAGAAGGCGATGGAGAAATGGAAGATGCTgctgaagaaaaagaaatggagctTCATGGTCAG AACAACGAAAGCCGCAGCTGTCCCATAATGTAG